From Juglans regia cultivar Chandler chromosome 9, Walnut 2.0, whole genome shotgun sequence:
GACAAGCTTGTACttgtttgaaaaataagtaaattcttcatgaacataaaatataacttgTTGATAAGTCGAGTTCGACTCATCTACAACCCTAAATCAACCTGAGTTCccaagattataaaaaaaaaaaacccgaccATAGacaactcaaaaataaattcctaaaaGCAAATTCAGAGTGAAAAAAACGAAAATTATCTgtaaaacaaaggaaaagttGAATATATGagtgcataaaaaaaaaaaaaaaaatcttcttctcTATCATCAGTCATTcagtttttattcaaataaacaaaatcaagaatCAAACAAGAAATAAGTGTTTCTCGTGTTTTTCTTTAGAAGGGTCCAAATGTAACTGTAAAGATTCGGGGTACAATGATGAATCCAAAGAGACTGTCTGAAGTTCTCAAATTAATGGCAGCACCGCAGCAGGTAAAAGTGACAGAGTCTGAGacaaaaaatagagtttttcacTCGcacaaaaaatctatataatatGAGCAAGTAATATCTTTGTAAAACATTTTCAGCTTTGAGTCTAAGACAGAGTTACACAGCACAAATAGAGGTGGTGAAATTGTAGTAGTCCAACATTAATCACAGCTCAGATACTTACCCCTGACCCTTTGCCCATCGTGAGAGTTGATAGAGCTGCACAGTCTCGTTCGAGACATGACATGTCAGAAGTAGATAGTTGCGGGGCTGTACCATCCACGCAAATCTCATGAACAATGCCGAGTAGATACACATTGCTACAAGCACCGATGCAAGGGGTGAgattagaaactaaaaaaatctaaaaatagtTCAAACCAGACATGTTCAACCTGCTGTCATGTTGCCCGAAATCATTTCCGGGGGTTTCTTCATGTCCGCTAAACCCTGTCAAATCCGCAAGACATGAGTTTCAGAAATCCGTCAAGTACGATAGCTGGAACCTGGAAACAAAAAATCCACATATGCACAAAATAACAATTAAGAATCATGGAAGCAGAGCATACAGCAGCGACGAATCCCCAGTTGGCAACAGGTCCCCAAAAGTGAGTTGTTTTCGGGCCAACCGGACTGTTCAAGAATGCCCGAAAAGAAGCCATGTTCGATCGACTCTTCGCCGGAATGGCTctctaacaaaaaaagaaaaaaaaaatcaaagtcaaTGATCCAAAGTCGTTCGAGGATGGGAAAAATCCAAGATTCGATTGCGCAGCCGGGAACATTGAATTTTACCGTCAGATACCACGAGCAAAAGTTCTTGGGctaattttcaaatgaaaattgaTTGGGAAAACAACCCTAAAATAAAACACCCCTATATCAATAGTTCTCAGTTAAATTTAGATTCAATCCAACCACAGACAACAAGTATAGCAAAGCTCAAATCAGGATAATTAATGaaagaaaaccctaaccctaatacCTTAGGTAGATGGAGAGGAACGTCGATTGAGCcacggagggagagagagagagagagagagaacggttGTGTTTGAGAAGTAAAAGCGAATCGTCCACG
This genomic window contains:
- the LOC108986578 gene encoding mitochondrial pyruvate carrier 1-like is translated as MASFRAFLNSPVGPKTTHFWGPVANWGFVAAGLADMKKPPEMISGNMTAAMCIYSALFMRFAWMVQPRNYLLLTCHVSNETVQLYQLSRWAKGQGYLSEKDKPVSQ